In Macrobrachium rosenbergii isolate ZJJX-2024 chromosome 19, ASM4041242v1, whole genome shotgun sequence, the following are encoded in one genomic region:
- the LOC136848414 gene encoding uncharacterized protein: MVLGHTFVKLEDAFEVIPSEVQNEVFFLSVLQCAVMASSQKSTFFGTRHLPEGLRCYVSTPQASAESLQWTGDLNSSVWALVGGQTQISAAVVSSVSQVETTSASLVETTISALQEGTTSSGASCTACNPSDPTTWGIISGQVGCSTYNICTVAGLVSQSCGGSLVLGTLNVCDFSFLVNKPCLC, encoded by the exons ATGGTTTTGGGTCACACCTTTGTGAAATTGGAGGACGCCTTTGAAGTGATACCAAGTGAGGTGCAAAATGAGGTGTTCTTCTTGTCCGTTCTACAG TGTGCAGTTATGGCATCCTCTCAGAAGTCTACCTTCTTTGGCACTCGGCATCTCCCTGAAGGGTTGAGGTGCTACGTGTCAACTCCACAGGCATCTGCAGAATCTTTGCAGTGGACTGGCGATCTCAACAGCAGCGTCTGGGCA TTGGTAGGTGGACAAACTCAGATTTCAGCAGCAGTAGTGTCATCCGTCTCTCAAGTGGAAACTACATCAGCCTCTCTTGTAGAAACTACGATATCTGCTCTTCAGGAAGGAACTACTTCATCTGGAG CAAGCTGCACTGCCTGCAACCCGTCTGATCCCACGACCTGGGGCATAATATCCGGACAAGTAGGGTGTTCAACATACAACATTTGCACGGTGGCCGGTCTGGTGTCCCAAAGCTGCGGGGGCTCCCTTGTACTCGGCACCCTAAATGTCTGTGATTTTTCCTTCTTAGTGAATAAGCCATGCCTCTGCTGA